One genomic segment of Agromyces intestinalis includes these proteins:
- the ribD gene encoding bifunctional diaminohydroxyphosphoribosylaminopyrimidine deaminase/5-amino-6-(5-phosphoribosylamino)uracil reductase RibD, whose translation MTAHEATATEVAAMRRALELAARGPATGVNPRVGCVILSPAGDVLAEGWHRGAGTAHAEVDALSHLGAGQAHGATAVVTLEPCNHTGRTGPCAVALLEAGIGRVVYAVGDPGDHSAGGAQHLRAGGVDVVGGVLEAESEAFLDDWLFAARHHRPRVTVKWASTLDGRAAAADGTSQWITGEAARADMHRRRALADAIAVGTGTVVADDPALTARDAAGRLLDAQPVPVVFGSRPVPPDAAVLRHPRDAVLLAGHDLASDLRLLAERGIRSLFVEGGPTLASAFLAAGLADELLVYLAPALLGGPRTAIGDLGIATITQAQRYDFTDVTRLGDDLLVVARPVTPIEGT comes from the coding sequence ATGACCGCCCACGAGGCCACGGCGACCGAGGTCGCGGCGATGCGCCGCGCCCTCGAACTCGCTGCACGCGGCCCCGCGACCGGTGTCAACCCGCGGGTCGGCTGCGTCATCCTCTCCCCCGCGGGCGACGTGCTCGCCGAGGGCTGGCACCGCGGCGCCGGCACCGCGCACGCCGAAGTCGACGCACTCTCGCACCTCGGGGCCGGGCAGGCGCACGGCGCCACCGCGGTCGTGACGCTCGAACCGTGCAACCACACCGGCCGAACCGGGCCCTGCGCGGTCGCACTGCTCGAGGCCGGCATCGGTCGTGTGGTGTACGCGGTCGGCGACCCGGGCGACCACTCGGCGGGCGGCGCACAGCACCTGCGCGCCGGCGGCGTCGACGTGGTCGGCGGCGTGCTCGAGGCCGAGTCCGAGGCGTTCCTCGACGACTGGCTGTTCGCTGCCCGCCACCACCGCCCGCGTGTCACGGTCAAGTGGGCGTCGACGCTCGACGGTCGCGCGGCGGCCGCCGACGGCACCTCGCAGTGGATCACCGGCGAGGCCGCCCGTGCCGACATGCACCGCCGCCGCGCCCTCGCCGATGCGATCGCGGTCGGCACGGGCACAGTGGTCGCCGACGACCCCGCGCTCACCGCACGCGACGCGGCAGGGCGCCTGCTCGACGCGCAGCCGGTGCCCGTGGTCTTCGGCTCGCGCCCCGTTCCGCCCGACGCCGCCGTGCTGCGCCACCCGCGTGATGCGGTGCTGCTCGCCGGCCACGACCTCGCCTCCGACCTGCGCCTGCTCGCCGAGCGAGGCATCCGATCGCTCTTCGTCGAGGGCGGGCCGACGCTCGCGAGCGCGTTCCTCGCCGCGGGACTCGCCGACGAACTGCTCGTCTACCTCGCGCCCGCCCTGCTCGGCGGGCCCCGCACCGCGATCGGCGACCTCGGCATCGCGACCATCACGCAAGCCCAGCGCTACGACTTCACCGACGTCACCCGGCTCGGCGACGACCTGCTCGTCGTCGCCCGACCGGTCACCCCGATCGAAGGGACCTGA
- a CDS encoding riboflavin synthase → MFTGIIEERGSITRVERTADAARLTVRGPLAVEGVKHGDSIAVSGVCLTVVDFDEASFTADVMAQTLAMSTLDGARAGVAVNLERAAKVGDRIGGHIVQGHIDGTAEVLEIRPAEAWRVIRFSLDPAHAPLVVDKGSIAVDGVSLTVSAVGDDWFEVSLIPETLTATTLGERVVGDRVNIETDILARQVERMLRFDAHRSLPSSLAEPGAPAPEPSSFEGSLA, encoded by the coding sequence ATGTTCACCGGCATCATCGAAGAGCGAGGCTCGATCACGCGCGTCGAGCGCACCGCCGACGCCGCGCGGCTCACCGTGCGCGGCCCGCTCGCGGTCGAGGGCGTGAAGCACGGCGACTCGATCGCCGTGTCGGGCGTGTGCCTCACCGTCGTCGATTTCGACGAGGCATCCTTCACCGCCGACGTCATGGCGCAGACCCTCGCGATGTCGACCCTCGACGGCGCGCGCGCCGGCGTCGCCGTGAACCTCGAGCGCGCGGCGAAGGTCGGCGACCGCATCGGCGGGCACATCGTGCAGGGACACATCGACGGCACCGCCGAGGTGCTCGAGATCCGCCCGGCCGAGGCGTGGCGGGTCATCCGGTTCTCGCTCGATCCCGCGCACGCCCCGCTCGTGGTCGACAAGGGCTCGATCGCGGTCGACGGCGTCTCGCTCACCGTGAGCGCCGTCGGCGACGACTGGTTCGAGGTGTCGCTCATTCCCGAGACGCTCACGGCGACCACGCTGGGCGAGCGAGTGGTCGGCGATCGGGTGAACATCGAGACCGACATCCTGGCCAGGCAGGTCGAGCGGATGCTGCGTTTCGACGCGCACCGATCGCTGCCGTCGTCCCTGGCCGAGCCGGGCGCCCCCGCGCCCGAACCGTCCTCATTCGAAGGGAGCCTCGCATGA
- the ribA gene encoding GTP cyclohydrolase II, which produces MSLATIPEVLDALRAGKPVIVADDEARENEGDAIMAAEFATQEWIAWMVRHTSGFLCAPMPTTFADRLELPPMVERNEDARGTAYTISVDAANRNSTGISAGERAHTLRVLADPESTPDALIRPGHVLPLRAVDGGVRERAGHTEAAVDLMRLAGLSPVGVIGELVADDGEMMRLPQLLELGEREALPVTTIAALIEWLQTWHAGRDLEAREPSVVPETSRVRFEVETTLPTVHGEFRVRAYRDRATGADHVAIIAGDPAADPAGAVVRVHSECLTGEAFGSLKCECGPQLDAALEAIRADGGVVVYLRGHEGRGIGLINKLRAYRLQEDGLDTLDANLALGLPIDARDYTAASAILDELGIERVRLLTNNPEKVRQLEQHGIRVTERLPLVVGVGAGNQGYLDTKRRRMGHSIDDGQLADAAAESLLEGHAS; this is translated from the coding sequence ATGAGCCTCGCCACCATTCCCGAGGTGCTCGACGCGCTGCGCGCCGGAAAGCCGGTGATCGTCGCCGACGACGAAGCCCGCGAGAACGAAGGCGACGCGATCATGGCCGCCGAGTTCGCGACCCAGGAGTGGATCGCGTGGATGGTGCGGCACACCAGCGGGTTCCTGTGCGCGCCGATGCCGACCACGTTCGCCGACCGGCTCGAGCTTCCGCCCATGGTCGAGCGGAATGAAGACGCCCGCGGCACCGCGTACACGATCTCGGTCGACGCGGCGAACCGCAACTCCACGGGCATCTCGGCGGGCGAGCGCGCCCACACGCTGCGCGTGCTGGCCGACCCCGAGTCGACGCCCGACGCGCTGATCCGCCCGGGCCATGTACTGCCGCTGCGCGCCGTCGACGGCGGCGTGCGCGAGCGCGCCGGCCACACCGAGGCCGCGGTCGACCTGATGCGCCTGGCGGGCCTGTCACCGGTCGGCGTGATCGGCGAGCTCGTGGCCGACGACGGCGAGATGATGCGACTGCCGCAGCTGCTCGAGCTCGGCGAGCGCGAGGCGCTGCCGGTGACCACGATCGCCGCGCTCATCGAGTGGCTGCAGACCTGGCACGCCGGGCGCGACCTCGAGGCGCGCGAGCCCTCGGTCGTGCCCGAGACCTCGCGCGTGCGGTTCGAGGTCGAGACGACCCTGCCGACCGTGCACGGCGAGTTCCGGGTGCGCGCCTACCGCGACCGGGCGACCGGCGCCGACCACGTGGCCATCATCGCGGGCGACCCCGCCGCCGACCCCGCCGGCGCCGTGGTGCGCGTGCACTCCGAGTGCCTGACCGGCGAGGCCTTCGGTTCGCTGAAGTGCGAGTGCGGTCCGCAGCTCGACGCCGCGCTCGAGGCGATCCGCGCCGACGGCGGGGTCGTCGTCTACCTGCGCGGCCACGAGGGGCGGGGCATCGGCCTCATCAACAAGCTCCGCGCCTACCGCCTGCAGGAGGACGGCCTCGACACCCTCGACGCGAACCTCGCGCTCGGGTTGCCGATCGATGCGCGCGACTACACGGCCGCGAGCGCCATCCTCGACGAGCTCGGCATCGAGCGAGTGCGCCTGCTCACGAACAACCCCGAGAAGGTGCGCCAGCTCGAGCAGCACGGCATCCGGGTGACCGAGCGGCTGCCGCTCGTGGTCGGCGTCGGCGCCGGAAACCAGGGCTACCTCGACACCAAGCGGCGTCGGATGGGCCATTCGATCGACGACGGTCAGCTGGCGGATGCCGCGGCCGAATCCCTGCTGGAAGGACACGCCTCATGA
- the ribH gene encoding 6,7-dimethyl-8-ribityllumazine synthase: MSGHGSPTLDIDGTGLDVVIVAGSWHDEITDGLIAGATRTLEASGASFSLVRVPGSFELPVVAKAALEAGADAVVALGVIIRGGTPHFEYVSSAATDGLTRVALDTGKPVGFGVLTLDDEQQGLDRAGLPGSKEDKGREAAEAAIAAARALGALRG; this comes from the coding sequence ATGAGCGGACACGGTTCCCCCACCCTCGACATCGACGGCACCGGCCTCGATGTCGTGATCGTCGCCGGAAGCTGGCACGACGAGATCACCGATGGGCTCATCGCGGGGGCCACCCGCACCCTCGAGGCATCCGGCGCGTCGTTCTCGCTCGTGCGCGTGCCCGGCAGCTTCGAGCTGCCCGTAGTCGCGAAGGCTGCGCTCGAGGCGGGCGCCGACGCGGTGGTCGCGCTGGGCGTGATCATCCGCGGCGGCACGCCGCACTTCGAGTACGTGTCGTCGGCGGCGACCGACGGGCTCACGCGGGTCGCCCTCGACACCGGCAAGCCGGTCGGGTTCGGCGTGCTCACCCTCGACGACGAGCAGCAGGGGCTCGACCGTGCGGGCCTGCCCGGCTCGAAAGAGGACAAGGGCCGCGAGGCCGCCGAGGCGGCGATCGCGGCGGCCCGCGCGCTGGGGGCGCTGCGCGGCTGA
- a CDS encoding Fe-S protein: METLRHIVVFIHLIGFAVLFGAWAAEAVSRRFRLTRLMDYGLLIAGVAGLALAAPWGIEYDLNYVKIGVKLVVLLVIGALLGIGSARQRRTGSVPPAIFWSIGVLTLVNAGIAVIWR; encoded by the coding sequence ATGGAGACCCTGCGCCACATCGTCGTGTTCATCCACCTCATCGGGTTCGCCGTGCTGTTCGGCGCCTGGGCCGCCGAGGCCGTGAGCCGCAGGTTCAGGCTCACCCGTCTCATGGACTACGGCCTGCTGATCGCGGGCGTCGCGGGCCTCGCGCTCGCCGCCCCGTGGGGCATCGAGTACGACCTGAACTACGTGAAGATCGGCGTGAAGCTCGTCGTGCTGCTCGTCATCGGCGCGCTGCTCGGCATCGGGTCGGCGCGCCAGCGCCGCACCGGCTCGGTTCCGCCCGCGATCTTCTGGTCGATCGGCGTGCTCACCCTCGTGAACGCGGGCATCGCGGTCATCTGGCGCTAG
- a CDS encoding MFS transporter, translating into MSATQTAPAAASPSPASAPVKNSRGRVILASLIGTTVEFYDFYAYATAAVLVFPVLFFPTGDPLTAQLASFGVFGAAMIARPLGAVVFGHFGDKHGRKATLVASLLTMGIATFIIGLLPTYAQIGWFAALALLILRLAQGFALGGEWSGAALVATENAPAGKRAWYGTFPQLGAPIGFIIANGLFLVINFSSPSREWFLEWGWRVPFLFSAVMVIIGLWVRLKLVESSAFEKASTKGAIRKVPIGTVFRHHWKELILGTFFMLATYVLFYLMTSYTLAWGIKPADVETAQAAADAAGTPFDAAAFFPGGGFAYPEFVTMQIIGVVFFGVFTMLSGPIADAIGRRRLLIWVTLAIIVFGLTFNVFLMSGGSPRFAGALAQAFLIFGFTLMGATFGPMGALLPELFPTNVRYTGSAVSYNVSSILGAAVAPLIALALWAWVGEPWLVGVYLSVMGVLTLIALIIGKETKDVDYEEAGFSSSAVL; encoded by the coding sequence ATGTCAGCAACGCAGACTGCGCCTGCCGCAGCCTCACCCTCCCCCGCCTCCGCGCCCGTGAAGAACTCGCGCGGACGAGTCATCCTCGCGAGCCTCATCGGCACCACGGTCGAGTTCTACGACTTCTACGCGTACGCGACCGCCGCCGTGCTGGTCTTCCCGGTGCTGTTCTTCCCCACCGGCGACCCGCTCACCGCGCAGCTCGCGTCGTTCGGCGTCTTCGGTGCGGCGATGATCGCCCGCCCGCTCGGCGCCGTCGTGTTCGGCCACTTCGGCGACAAGCACGGCCGCAAGGCGACGCTCGTCGCGTCGCTGCTCACGATGGGCATCGCGACCTTCATCATCGGCCTGCTGCCGACCTACGCGCAGATCGGATGGTTCGCGGCGCTGGCGCTGCTGATCCTGCGACTCGCCCAGGGCTTCGCGCTCGGCGGCGAGTGGTCGGGCGCGGCGCTGGTCGCGACCGAGAACGCCCCCGCGGGCAAGCGCGCCTGGTACGGCACGTTCCCGCAGCTCGGCGCGCCGATCGGCTTCATCATCGCGAACGGCCTGTTCCTCGTCATCAACTTCAGCTCGCCGTCTCGCGAGTGGTTCCTCGAGTGGGGCTGGCGTGTGCCGTTCCTGTTCTCGGCGGTCATGGTGATCATCGGCCTCTGGGTGCGGCTGAAGCTCGTCGAGTCGAGCGCGTTCGAGAAGGCGTCGACGAAGGGCGCGATCCGCAAGGTGCCGATCGGCACGGTGTTCCGGCACCACTGGAAGGAGCTGATCCTCGGCACCTTCTTCATGCTCGCGACCTACGTGCTCTTCTACCTGATGACGAGCTACACCCTCGCGTGGGGCATCAAGCCCGCCGACGTCGAGACGGCGCAGGCGGCGGCCGATGCCGCCGGAACTCCGTTCGACGCGGCGGCGTTCTTCCCGGGCGGTGGCTTCGCGTACCCCGAGTTCGTCACGATGCAGATCATCGGCGTGGTGTTCTTCGGTGTCTTCACCATGCTGTCGGGTCCGATCGCCGACGCGATCGGCCGGCGTCGCCTGCTCATCTGGGTGACGCTCGCGATCATCGTCTTCGGTCTCACGTTCAACGTGTTCCTCATGTCGGGCGGATCGCCGCGGTTCGCGGGTGCGCTCGCGCAAGCGTTCCTCATCTTCGGCTTCACGCTCATGGGCGCGACGTTCGGGCCGATGGGCGCGCTGCTGCCCGAGCTGTTCCCGACCAACGTCCGGTACACCGGGTCGGCCGTCTCGTACAACGTGTCGTCGATCCTCGGCGCGGCGGTCGCGCCGCTCATCGCGCTCGCCCTCTGGGCGTGGGTGGGCGAGCCGTGGCTCGTCGGCGTGTACCTGTCGGTCATGGGCGTGCTGACGCTCATCGCGCTCATCATCGGCAAGGAGACGAAGGACGTCGACTACGAGGAGGCGGGCTTCAGCTCGTCGGCCGTGTTGTAG
- a CDS encoding antibiotic biosynthesis monooxygenase gives MFIHMSIHRPKPEHVDDLIASMNLVRLGGIGTQGLLQIGPWREVDGGERVVGIAIWESRRHWEEHVESVFAVVADHPFEEWEYEPPQRILLDDVGAMPGNPEEI, from the coding sequence ATGTTCATCCACATGTCGATCCATCGGCCGAAGCCCGAGCACGTCGACGACCTCATCGCCTCGATGAACCTCGTGCGGCTCGGCGGCATCGGCACGCAGGGCCTGCTGCAGATCGGCCCCTGGCGCGAGGTCGACGGCGGGGAGCGGGTCGTGGGCATCGCGATCTGGGAGTCGCGCCGGCACTGGGAGGAGCACGTCGAATCCGTCTTCGCCGTCGTCGCCGACCACCCGTTCGAGGAATGGGAGTACGAGCCGCCGCAGCGCATCCTGCTCGACGACGTCGGCGCGATGCCCGGCAATCCCGAGGAGATCTGA
- a CDS encoding pseudouridine-5'-phosphate glycosidase has protein sequence MPDVVTPPPSIRVSDEVRAAVAQGQPVLALESTILSHGLPRPRNLEVGLAAERQVRDAGVVPATIGVIGGEAVVGCSAGELERLCTVDGVVKASVRDLPIARAKGLDAGTTVAATAWLAHRAGIRTMSTGGLGGVHRGASETFDESADLPVLADTPITLVSAGVKSILDIAATLERLETLNIPVVGYRTNRYPAFYVTDSGFELDYQVDSPDEVAALARARDELGLRAAVLVANPVSLHAQLDPEEHDRILAEALVAASEQGVTGHDSTPFLLDWVQRATGGRSLAVNLEVYRGNVALGAEIARAIAG, from the coding sequence ATGCCCGACGTCGTGACGCCTCCCCCATCCATCCGCGTCTCCGATGAGGTGCGCGCGGCCGTCGCCCAAGGGCAGCCGGTGCTCGCGCTCGAGTCGACGATCCTCAGCCACGGGTTGCCGCGACCGCGCAATCTCGAGGTCGGCCTCGCGGCCGAGCGGCAGGTGCGCGATGCGGGCGTGGTTCCGGCGACGATCGGGGTGATCGGCGGTGAAGCGGTGGTCGGATGCTCCGCCGGAGAGCTCGAACGGCTCTGCACGGTCGACGGGGTCGTGAAGGCGAGCGTGCGCGACCTGCCGATCGCGCGGGCGAAGGGGCTCGACGCGGGCACGACCGTCGCGGCGACGGCGTGGCTCGCGCACCGGGCCGGCATCCGCACGATGTCGACCGGCGGGCTGGGCGGCGTGCACCGCGGAGCATCCGAGACCTTCGACGAATCCGCCGACCTGCCGGTGCTCGCCGACACGCCGATCACGCTGGTGAGCGCCGGAGTGAAGTCGATCCTCGACATCGCGGCGACCCTCGAGCGGCTCGAGACGCTGAACATCCCCGTCGTCGGCTACCGCACGAACCGGTATCCCGCGTTCTACGTCACTGATTCGGGGTTCGAACTCGACTACCAGGTCGACTCCCCCGACGAGGTCGCCGCGCTCGCGCGCGCCCGCGACGAACTCGGGTTGCGCGCCGCAGTGCTGGTGGCGAATCCGGTGTCGCTCCACGCGCAACTCGACCCCGAGGAGCACGACCGGATCCTCGCCGAGGCGTTGGTCGCTGCATCCGAACAGGGTGTGACCGGGCACGACTCGACGCCGTTCCTGCTCGACTGGGTGCAGCGCGCGACGGGCGGGCGCAGCCTCGCGGTCAACCTCGAGGTGTATCGCGGCAATGTCGCGCTCGGCGCGGAGATCGCCCGTGCGATCGCCGGCTGA
- a CDS encoding carbohydrate kinase family protein, with amino-acid sequence MRSPAEPVLAVVGDLVEDIVVWTSEPVRHGTDTAARVFRTRGGSAANVAALASGAASARVRFIGCVGPDAAGDALVAALKRDGVDVRVQRRGTTGAVVLLVDPEGERTMFPDRGASAELGPIDPSWLDDAAWLHVPLYGFERDPARSSVLLMLESARERGIRLSIDASSTGLLANLGTEAVLALLRELGPDVLFANETEAEALGVAAGGPFAAEAATTVVVKHGPAPTAVFERGEPTLHVEVEPVDVVRDLTGAGDAFAAGYLAATLSGAAVRDAVLAGHALAARVIGGAGAGPA; translated from the coding sequence GTGCGATCGCCGGCTGAGCCGGTGCTCGCCGTCGTCGGCGACCTCGTCGAGGACATCGTGGTGTGGACGAGCGAGCCTGTGCGCCACGGCACCGACACGGCGGCGCGGGTGTTCCGCACGCGTGGGGGCAGCGCCGCGAACGTCGCGGCGCTGGCCTCGGGCGCGGCGAGCGCGCGGGTTCGGTTCATCGGATGCGTCGGGCCCGACGCCGCGGGCGACGCCCTGGTCGCCGCGCTGAAGCGCGACGGGGTCGACGTGCGAGTGCAGCGGCGCGGCACGACCGGCGCCGTGGTGCTGCTCGTCGACCCCGAGGGCGAGCGCACGATGTTCCCCGACCGAGGTGCGTCGGCCGAGCTCGGGCCTATCGATCCATCGTGGCTCGACGACGCGGCCTGGCTGCACGTGCCCCTGTACGGATTCGAGCGCGATCCCGCGCGCTCGAGCGTGCTGCTGATGCTCGAGTCGGCGCGCGAGCGAGGCATCCGCCTGTCGATCGACGCGTCATCGACCGGGCTGCTTGCGAACCTCGGCACCGAGGCGGTGCTCGCGCTGCTGCGCGAGCTCGGCCCCGACGTGCTGTTCGCGAACGAGACCGAGGCCGAGGCGCTCGGCGTCGCGGCCGGCGGACCCTTCGCCGCCGAGGCCGCCACGACGGTGGTGGTCAAGCACGGCCCTGCCCCGACCGCCGTGTTCGAGCGCGGCGAGCCGACCCTGCACGTCGAGGTCGAACCGGTCGACGTGGTGCGCGACCTGACCGGCGCGGGCGACGCGTTCGCCGCGGGGTACCTCGCCGCGACGCTCTCGGGCGCGGCGGTGCGCGACGCGGTGCTCGCCGGTCACGCGCTCGCGGCCCGGGTGATCGGCGGGGCCGGCGCCGGCCCCGCCTGA
- a CDS encoding ABC transporter ATP-binding protein, giving the protein MTQSETPATRRSPFARRADRGGPRATVRQLIPYLLEHRGVIAVVIVLSLLLAAASLAQPLVVSRVISVVEASEPLGGLVWLLVGLVVAQGLLSGYQHYLLQRTGEGVVLTSRRQLIARILHLPIAEFDTRRTGDLVSRVGSDTTLLRAVLTQGGVEAIGGIVTFVGAIIAMAIIDPVLLGLTVLVVAVALGTAGLLSLRIRDASRQAQERVGALAAAVERSISSVRTIRASGATEREIAATTEEAEGAWRMGVKVAKISALVVPVAGIAMQVSFLVVLGVGGYRVASGAITVANLVAFILFLFMMIMPLGQVLGAFMAINQALGALGRIQEILDLPDEDAGDRALAPLAIMVGPANETVLPHAPAIEFDDVSFAYARTRPNDPADPGNASADAFAPEPDVTDRQHVLRDVSFRVPRGQRVALVGPSGAGKSTILSLIERFYDPSVGSVRLGGLDLRSLDRAELRAQIGYVEQDAPVLAGTIRDNLLLGSPNADDAQCEHVLRAVNLGAVLERDPAGLDAQVGEDGIMLSGGERQRLAIARALLAAPPILLLDESTSSLDGVNERMMREAIDAVAAGRTLLVIAHRLSTVIDSDRIVVLDQGRVIGEGTHGELVETVPLYRELAEHQLLV; this is encoded by the coding sequence ATGACCCAGAGCGAGACCCCCGCTACTCGTCGATCCCCCTTCGCACGTCGCGCCGACCGCGGCGGCCCGCGCGCCACGGTGCGCCAGCTCATCCCCTACCTGCTCGAGCACCGCGGCGTCATCGCGGTCGTGATCGTGCTCAGCCTGCTGCTGGCCGCTGCGAGCCTCGCGCAACCGCTCGTGGTGAGCCGGGTGATCTCGGTCGTCGAGGCGAGCGAACCGCTCGGCGGGCTGGTCTGGCTGCTCGTCGGGCTGGTCGTCGCGCAGGGACTCCTCAGCGGCTACCAGCACTACCTGCTGCAGCGCACCGGCGAGGGCGTCGTGCTCACGAGCCGGCGCCAGCTCATCGCGCGCATCCTGCACCTGCCGATCGCCGAGTTCGACACCCGGCGCACCGGCGACCTCGTCTCGCGGGTCGGCAGCGATACCACCCTGCTGCGGGCCGTGCTCACGCAGGGCGGCGTCGAGGCGATCGGCGGCATCGTCACCTTCGTCGGCGCGATCATCGCGATGGCGATCATCGACCCCGTGCTGCTCGGGCTGACCGTGCTCGTCGTCGCCGTCGCGCTCGGCACCGCCGGCCTGCTCTCGCTGCGGATCCGCGACGCGTCGCGTCAGGCGCAGGAGCGCGTGGGCGCCCTCGCCGCCGCCGTCGAGCGGTCGATCAGCTCGGTGCGCACCATCCGCGCCTCCGGAGCCACCGAGCGCGAGATCGCCGCGACCACCGAAGAGGCCGAGGGCGCCTGGAGGATGGGCGTCAAGGTCGCCAAGATCTCGGCACTCGTGGTGCCCGTGGCCGGCATCGCGATGCAGGTGTCGTTCCTCGTGGTGCTCGGCGTCGGCGGCTACCGCGTCGCGAGCGGCGCGATCACGGTCGCGAACCTGGTCGCGTTCATCTTGTTCCTGTTCATGATGATCATGCCGCTCGGGCAGGTGCTCGGTGCGTTCATGGCGATCAACCAGGCGCTCGGCGCGCTGGGCCGCATCCAGGAGATCCTCGATCTGCCCGACGAGGACGCCGGCGACCGGGCGCTCGCCCCGCTCGCCATCATGGTCGGGCCGGCGAACGAGACGGTGCTGCCCCATGCGCCCGCCATCGAGTTCGACGACGTGTCGTTCGCCTACGCGCGCACCCGCCCGAACGACCCCGCCGACCCCGGCAACGCGTCCGCCGACGCGTTCGCACCCGAGCCCGACGTGACCGACCGGCAGCACGTGCTGCGCGACGTGTCGTTCCGGGTGCCCCGCGGGCAGCGGGTCGCGCTCGTCGGCCCGTCGGGCGCCGGCAAGTCGACGATCCTGTCGCTCATCGAGCGGTTCTACGACCCCTCGGTCGGCAGCGTGCGGCTCGGCGGGCTCGATCTGCGCTCACTCGACCGCGCCGAGCTGCGCGCGCAGATCGGCTACGTCGAACAGGATGCCCCGGTGCTGGCCGGCACGATCCGCGACAATCTGCTGCTCGGCAGCCCGAACGCCGACGACGCCCAGTGCGAGCACGTGCTGCGGGCGGTGAACCTGGGCGCCGTGCTCGAGCGCGACCCGGCCGGGCTCGACGCCCAGGTCGGCGAAGACGGCATCATGCTCTCGGGTGGCGAACGGCAGCGACTCGCGATCGCTCGCGCGCTGCTCGCGGCCCCGCCGATCCTGCTGCTCGACGAGTCGACGTCGTCGCTCGACGGCGTGAACGAGCGCATGATGCGCGAGGCGATCGACGCGGTGGCCGCCGGGCGCACGCTGCTCGTCATCGCCCACCGGCTCTCGACCGTCATCGACTCCGACCGCATCGTGGTGCTCGACCAGGGTCGCGTGATCGGCGAGGGCACGCACGGCGAGCTCGTCGAGACCGTGCCGCTGTACCGCGAGCTCGCCGAGCACCAGCTGCTGGTCTGA